A window of the Nitrospirota bacterium genome harbors these coding sequences:
- a CDS encoding DUF5615 family PIN-like protein, translating to MRKPIKFYVDEHVATAVVKGLRQRGAEVLTVLDAGLRSASDEDHLARAQTGGYVLFTQDDDFLRLHATGYTHAGIVYAPQGTAVGDIIRGLMLIHQLLEPGEMQGHVEYL from the coding sequence ATGAGAAAACCGATTAAGTTTTACGTCGATGAGCACGTAGCTACGGCTGTAGTAAAAGGGCTGCGGCAACGTGGCGCCGAGGTGCTCACGGTACTCGATGCCGGCCTACGGAGCGCGTCGGATGAGGACCATCTGGCTCGGGCTCAGACAGGTGGCTATGTCCTCTTCACTCAAGATGACGATTTCTTACGTTTGCATGCCACAGGATACACCCACGCGGGAATCGTGTACGCCCCTCAGGGAACCGCTGTCGGCGACATCATTCGTGGCCTGATGCTTATCCATCAGCTCCTTGAACCAGGAGAGATGCAAGGGCATGTGGAATACTTGTAA
- a CDS encoding DUF433 domain-containing protein translates to MATKMLDQHIEITPGIAGGKPRIAGHRITVQTIAIWHERLGKGADEIADEYDLTLADVYAALAYYFDHRAEIDQTIEESAAFVEALRQRSPSKLQLKLQEPLRDEKTD, encoded by the coding sequence ATGGCAACCAAAATGCTGGACCAGCACATCGAGATTACACCAGGCATCGCGGGAGGGAAGCCTCGTATCGCCGGACATCGCATTACGGTTCAGACTATTGCGATTTGGCATGAGCGGCTCGGCAAGGGGGCAGATGAAATCGCCGATGAATACGACTTGACGCTGGCGGATGTCTACGCCGCACTCGCCTACTATTTTGACCACCGCGCCGAGATCGACCAAACCATCGAAGAAAGTGCCGCTTTTGTGGAAGCATTGCGGCAGCGCAGTCCTTCCAAGCTCCAATTGAAGCTTCAAGAGCCGCTGCGAGATGAGAAAACCGATTAA
- a CDS encoding DUF433 domain-containing protein → MSNDSLLTRITVDPEICHGKPCIRGLRYPVESILEYLAGGDSVERVLAEFPDLERDDILACLEFSRKMLAAKSVHLALT, encoded by the coding sequence ATGTCAAACGACAGTTTACTCACGCGCATCACAGTTGATCCAGAAATTTGCCATGGGAAGCCCTGTATCCGTGGTTTGCGGTATCCCGTCGAAAGCATCCTCGAATACCTAGCCGGGGGCGATTCCGTGGAACGTGTGCTGGCCGAGTTTCCCGATCTGGAACGGGATGATATTCTTGCGTGCCTTGAGTTTTCGCGAAAAATGCTGGCGGCCAAGAGCGTGCATTTGGCATTGACGTGA
- a CDS encoding type II toxin-antitoxin system RelE/ParE family toxin: protein MKNHDVVFHPEASEEYATALEWYTRCGKHLGQSFEQEIERAVQLVAASPERWTKYGSAHRRILVRRFPYILVYLLKGARVWIVAVAHGRRKPGYWRSRRVPTIQP, encoded by the coding sequence GTGAAAAACCATGACGTTGTTTTCCATCCCGAGGCCTCTGAGGAATACGCCACGGCGTTGGAATGGTATACAAGGTGCGGCAAGCATCTTGGCCAAAGTTTTGAGCAGGAGATAGAAAGGGCGGTCCAATTAGTCGCTGCCTCGCCGGAACGATGGACAAAATACGGGTCGGCTCACAGGCGAATCTTGGTCCGGCGCTTTCCCTACATTCTCGTTTATCTCTTGAAGGGGGCGAGAGTTTGGATTGTTGCCGTCGCGCATGGGCGTAGAAAACCGGGATATTGGCGAAGCCGGAGAGTACCCACTATTCAGCCGTGA
- a CDS encoding addiction module protein, which translates to MKQTTKKVLDAAMELPEKEKIQIVEELLAGLEGETDPEAEAAWIAEIERRTKEIERGEAKSIPWSTVRKLAAERIREKP; encoded by the coding sequence ATGAAACAAACCACAAAGAAAGTTCTGGATGCTGCAATGGAGCTTCCCGAGAAGGAAAAGATTCAGATCGTGGAAGAACTATTGGCGGGGCTTGAGGGAGAAACTGATCCCGAAGCGGAGGCTGCTTGGATTGCAGAGATTGAACGCCGGACTAAAGAAATAGAACGAGGGGAGGCCAAGTCTATTCCCTGGTCAACAGTACGAAAGCTGGCTGCTGAGAGAATTCGTGAAAAACCATGA
- a CDS encoding DUF2442 domain-containing protein translates to MSTAAKIVEPRVMSIEVSDDEVIAHLVDGRTISVPLVWSWRLADATREQRQHWEILGDGEGVRWPDIDEDISVEGMLHGAPAPRPTTPTR, encoded by the coding sequence ATGAGCACTGCGGCGAAGATCGTTGAACCTCGGGTGATGAGTATCGAAGTCAGCGACGATGAGGTTATCGCGCACTTAGTAGACGGACGGACGATCAGTGTGCCATTGGTCTGGTCATGGCGCTTAGCGGATGCCACCCGGGAGCAGCGACAACACTGGGAGATTCTTGGTGACGGGGAGGGTGTGCGCTGGCCCGATATTGACGAGGATATCAGCGTGGAAGGCATGCTGCACGGGGCCCCAGCCCCTCGTCCCACAACACCCACAAGGTAG
- a CDS encoding type II toxin-antitoxin system VapC family toxin has translation MPRVYADTSVFGGVFDEEFRETSRTLFRQIRDGRFSLVTSALVQEEIAPAPPDVQRLFADMLGFMEVAEINQSALDLRSAYVEAGVVAPKWAEDALHVAIATIAGCTMIVSWNFKHIVHYDKIPLYNAINVLKGHAPISIFSPQEVIVYEDQDL, from the coding sequence ATCCCTCGGGTGTATGCCGACACGTCCGTGTTTGGCGGGGTTTTTGACGAAGAGTTTCGCGAAACCAGCAGAACGTTGTTCCGACAAATACGGGACGGAAGATTTTCGTTGGTGACTTCGGCGCTCGTTCAGGAAGAAATTGCTCCTGCACCCCCTGATGTTCAACGATTGTTCGCCGACATGCTTGGGTTCATGGAAGTGGCCGAAATCAATCAATCTGCGCTCGACCTGAGATCGGCGTATGTGGAAGCAGGCGTCGTTGCGCCGAAGTGGGCCGAGGATGCGTTACACGTCGCCATCGCCACCATCGCAGGATGCACCATGATTGTCAGTTGGAACTTTAAGCACATTGTGCATTACGACAAGATTCCCCTGTATAATGCCATCAACGTTCTTAAGGGACATGCTCCGATTTCCATATTCTCGCCCCAGGAGGTAATCGTATATGAAGACCAAGACCTTTGA
- a CDS encoding helix-turn-helix domain-containing protein, translating into MDIRPVKSERDYERALRRIHQLMDAKPGSKAGDELDVLAVLVEAYEAKHYPICPPDPIEAVKFRMDQLGMTRKDLEAVIGGRGRVSEVLAKKRRLTLPMIRRLHQALQIPLESLIGTAA; encoded by the coding sequence ATGGATATTCGTCCGGTTAAGTCGGAACGGGACTATGAACGGGCGCTACGGCGAATTCACCAGCTCATGGATGCCAAGCCTGGTTCGAAGGCTGGAGATGAGTTGGACGTGTTGGCCGTCCTGGTTGAAGCCTACGAGGCAAAGCATTACCCGATATGTCCACCGGATCCGATTGAAGCAGTCAAATTCCGGATGGACCAACTTGGGATGACCCGGAAAGATCTCGAAGCGGTCATTGGTGGCCGTGGTCGTGTCTCAGAGGTGCTGGCGAAGAAACGGAGGCTGACGTTGCCGATGATCCGTCGCCTCCATCAGGCGTTACAGATTCCTTTGGAAAGCCTGATCGGCACCGCTGCGTAG
- a CDS encoding type II toxin-antitoxin system HigB family toxin has translation MRIIAKRTLRVFWEQHPLAKGPLEAWHQEVTRADWAHPSAVKAQFSSASLLRDNRVVFNIGGNKYRLVAKLNYPFRIVYVRFVGSHREYDRIDVIRV, from the coding sequence GTGCGGATTATTGCCAAGCGGACTCTTCGAGTATTTTGGGAACAACACCCTCTGGCCAAAGGACCGTTGGAAGCATGGCATCAGGAAGTCACCCGAGCCGACTGGGCTCATCCGTCGGCCGTGAAAGCGCAATTCAGCTCCGCGAGTCTCCTTCGAGATAATCGTGTGGTGTTCAATATCGGGGGAAACAAGTATCGACTTGTGGCGAAACTGAATTATCCATTTCGTATTGTGTATGTCCGCTTTGTCGGCTCGCACCGGGAGTATGACCGGATTGATGTTATCCGTGTATAG
- a CDS encoding DUF5615 family PIN-like protein, producing MKFLIDMNLSPDWIDVLTAEGWEAVHWSTVGTHRATDESIMAWAREHAYVVVTHDLDFSALLAATQAVGPSVIQVRAQDVLPDGLRNVLINAINQFRRQLEEGALISIDPQRARARVLPFE from the coding sequence ATGAAGTTTCTGATCGACATGAATCTCTCACCGGACTGGATCGACGTGCTAACCGCGGAAGGGTGGGAAGCCGTGCACTGGTCGACCGTCGGTACTCATCGCGCAACTGACGAGTCCATCATGGCCTGGGCCAGAGAGCATGCATATGTGGTGGTGACGCACGATCTTGATTTCTCTGCATTACTGGCGGCAACACAGGCGGTCGGCCCCAGTGTCATCCAAGTGCGCGCACAGGACGTGCTGCCGGATGGACTTCGAAACGTGCTTATCAATGCAATCAATCAATTCCGCCGCCAACTGGAAGAGGGGGCGCTGATTTCCATTGATCCTCAGCGCGCCAGAGCACGTGTCTTACCATTCGAATAA